A section of the Methanoregula formicica SMSP genome encodes:
- the acsB gene encoding acetyl-CoA decarbonylase/synthase complex subunit alpha/beta, which produces MTDVESAKKHGEEALKTRIASIQKPFSYEETAYHLPISYALTGVAVHDRAAAEDVLKKTANNPIVASECLLAEQTAVQGKEPAPYTGFISDTVIRKLGYSLVDGSILGLALIVGTPKGEGSAAAICRELQEKYMLTFLAGNVVPSLSGAGVKVGLDYRLIPLGSSPFYGIHFVDIVARVAMMFGGVTPGDMHRLLAYAAERAKAIVIVFPGLTDEEIALVDGMRVLGFPILSLGGYENATWVPATPGDVVRQGMELKGIKVNVTAIPIPMSCSPAFEGKSIRKEEMYVEFGGGRSTAFELLRMREPSEIEDGKVTVIGPEIDAMKEGSANPLGIIIEVAGKAMKKDYEPVLERRIHNFVNYGEGSWHVAQRDLIWVRISKEAVAKGVKIEHIGKLLASKFRMDFPQLLDAVAVTLITDPAKVVEAKKEAERVYDERDARIKGMRDSDVNTYYSCTLCQTFAPNHVCVITPERLALCGAISWLDGKIAYEMSPSGANQPIEKGAVINELTGEFEGVNRFVKKASHGEIERCSLYSVMEYPMTCCGCFEAIALMLPEVNGIMVVNREYKGMTPSGMTFSTLAGTIGGGAQTPGFAGISKNYVLSDRFLQGEGGIERLVWMPAALKEELKERLEKKLAERGLTGFLDKVADETTAETIEALMEFLERVGHPALTMKPLV; this is translated from the coding sequence ATGACCGACGTAGAATCAGCCAAAAAACATGGCGAAGAGGCATTGAAAACGAGGATCGCATCGATCCAGAAACCGTTCTCTTATGAGGAAACGGCCTACCACCTCCCGATATCGTACGCGCTGACCGGTGTCGCAGTCCACGATCGTGCAGCAGCGGAAGACGTTCTCAAAAAGACCGCGAATAACCCCATCGTTGCATCTGAATGCCTGCTGGCTGAACAGACCGCAGTTCAGGGAAAGGAACCCGCTCCCTATACCGGTTTCATCAGCGACACGGTAATCCGGAAGCTCGGTTATTCGCTCGTGGACGGAAGCATTCTTGGGCTTGCACTCATTGTCGGCACTCCTAAAGGAGAAGGAAGCGCCGCGGCCATCTGCCGCGAGCTGCAGGAAAAATACATGCTCACGTTCCTTGCCGGAAACGTTGTCCCGTCGCTGTCAGGAGCCGGCGTGAAGGTCGGTCTCGACTATCGCCTCATCCCCTTGGGCTCATCCCCGTTTTACGGCATTCACTTTGTGGACATCGTAGCCCGCGTTGCCATGATGTTTGGCGGGGTCACGCCCGGTGACATGCACCGCCTGCTGGCATACGCAGCCGAGCGTGCCAAGGCCATTGTCATTGTCTTCCCCGGCCTGACGGATGAAGAGATCGCCCTTGTCGACGGCATGCGGGTGCTGGGATTTCCCATCCTTTCCCTTGGCGGGTACGAGAATGCAACCTGGGTTCCGGCAACCCCGGGGGATGTGGTGCGCCAGGGAATGGAACTCAAGGGTATCAAGGTCAATGTCACGGCAATTCCCATCCCCATGAGCTGTTCACCGGCATTTGAGGGAAAGAGCATACGGAAAGAAGAGATGTACGTGGAGTTTGGCGGTGGCCGGTCGACCGCGTTTGAGCTTCTCCGAATGCGCGAGCCTTCCGAGATCGAAGATGGCAAGGTCACAGTCATCGGTCCGGAGATCGATGCTATGAAGGAGGGCTCAGCGAACCCGCTGGGGATCATCATCGAAGTCGCCGGAAAGGCGATGAAGAAGGACTACGAGCCGGTCCTCGAACGCCGCATCCATAATTTTGTCAATTACGGCGAAGGCTCCTGGCACGTTGCCCAGCGTGACCTCATCTGGGTGAGGATCTCGAAAGAAGCCGTGGCAAAAGGGGTGAAGATCGAGCACATCGGCAAGCTGCTTGCAAGTAAGTTCCGGATGGACTTCCCCCAGCTGCTCGATGCGGTAGCCGTGACACTGATCACGGACCCGGCAAAGGTTGTTGAGGCAAAAAAAGAGGCGGAGCGGGTGTACGATGAGCGCGATGCCCGGATCAAGGGCATGCGCGATTCAGATGTGAATACGTATTATTCCTGCACGCTCTGCCAGACGTTCGCCCCAAACCATGTCTGTGTCATCACTCCCGAACGGCTCGCCCTCTGCGGCGCCATCAGCTGGCTTGACGGAAAGATTGCGTACGAGATGTCTCCGTCGGGGGCCAACCAGCCCATCGAGAAAGGGGCCGTTATCAACGAGCTGACCGGAGAATTCGAGGGCGTGAACCGGTTTGTCAAGAAGGCAAGCCATGGGGAGATCGAGCGGTGCTCGCTGTACAGCGTGATGGAATACCCGATGACCTGCTGCGGCTGTTTCGAGGCAATTGCCCTGATGCTGCCGGAAGTGAACGGGATCATGGTTGTGAACCGGGAATACAAGGGCATGACTCCCTCTGGGATGACGTTCTCCACGCTTGCAGGCACTATCGGCGGGGGAGCACAGACACCGGGGTTTGCCGGCATCTCCAAGAACTATGTCCTCTCGGACCGTTTCCTCCAGGGCGAGGGAGGGATCGAGCGGCTTGTCTGGATGCCGG